From the Deinococcus radiophilus genome, one window contains:
- the accC gene encoding acetyl-CoA carboxylase biotin carboxylase subunit — translation MFKKILIANRGEIALRIIRTAREMGVKTVVVYSTADEKSLPVLLADESVCVGPPASTDSYLKVQNVISAALMTGAEAIHPGYGFLAENPDFAEMCRDHGIVFIGPTPESMRELGSKAGGREIAAASSVPTVPGTGVLADTAAALAAARDIGYPVLLKASAGGGGRGQKVIRSDEEMQKGFSQAQEEARLYFGDPAIIMEKFLEEFRHVEVQVMGDGEGHVIHIGERDCSIQRRNQKLIEEAPSTLPDDLRQEILAAGVRLAKHVNYAGAGTLEFIVDRAGNYYFMEMNTRIQVEHCVSEMISGLDFVRLQLQIAAGEGLHLQQEDIQLQGHAIECRINAEDPDKDFRPAAGKIEDVHFAGGPKTRVDSHVYSGYSIPPHYDSLIGKLIVHDDSRAQAIARMKRALGETVIQGPKTTIPLYIRIMDNPFYQQGAVLTNFLKTRMQM, via the coding sequence ATGTTCAAGAAAATCCTGATTGCCAACCGGGGCGAGATTGCCCTGCGGATTATCCGCACCGCCCGCGAGATGGGCGTAAAGACCGTGGTGGTGTATTCCACCGCCGACGAAAAGAGCCTGCCGGTGCTGCTGGCCGACGAGTCGGTGTGCGTGGGGCCGCCCGCCTCGACCGACTCTTACCTGAAAGTGCAGAACGTCATCTCGGCGGCGCTGATGACCGGCGCGGAGGCCATTCACCCCGGCTACGGCTTCCTGGCCGAGAACCCCGACTTTGCCGAGATGTGCCGCGACCACGGCATCGTCTTTATCGGCCCGACCCCCGAAAGCATGCGCGAACTGGGCAGCAAGGCGGGCGGGCGCGAGATTGCGGCGGCGTCCAGCGTGCCCACCGTGCCCGGCACCGGCGTGCTGGCCGATACCGCAGCGGCCCTGGCGGCGGCCCGCGACATCGGCTACCCGGTGCTGCTGAAAGCCTCGGCAGGCGGCGGCGGGCGCGGCCAGAAGGTCATCCGCTCCGACGAGGAGATGCAAAAGGGCTTCTCGCAGGCGCAGGAAGAAGCGCGGCTGTACTTCGGTGACCCGGCCATCATCATGGAGAAGTTCCTGGAGGAATTCCGGCACGTGGAAGTGCAGGTCATGGGCGACGGTGAGGGCCACGTCATCCACATCGGGGAGCGTGACTGTTCCATTCAGCGGCGCAACCAGAAGCTGATCGAAGAAGCGCCCTCCACGCTGCCGGACGACCTGCGCCAGGAGATTCTGGCCGCCGGGGTGCGCCTCGCCAAGCACGTGAACTACGCCGGGGCCGGCACGCTAGAATTCATCGTGGACCGGGCCGGGAACTACTACTTCATGGAGATGAACACCCGCATTCAGGTGGAACACTGCGTCTCCGAGATGATTTCGGGGCTGGACTTTGTGAGATTGCAACTTCAGATTGCGGCGGGCGAGGGCCTGCATCTGCAGCAGGAAGACATCCAGTTGCAGGGCCACGCCATCGAATGCCGCATCAACGCCGAGGACCCCGACAAGGATTTCCGCCCGGCGGCTGGCAAAATCGAGGATGTCCACTTTGCGGGCGGCCCCAAGACCCGCGTGGACAGCCATGTGTACAGCGGCTATTCCATTCCGCCGCACTACGACAGCCTCATCGGCAAGCTGATTGTCCACGACGACAGCCGCGCGCAGGCGATTGCCCGCATGAAGCGTGCCCTGGGCGAGACGGTGATTCAGGGGCCGAAGACGACCATTCCGCTGTATATCCGCATCATGGACAACCCCTTTTACCAGCAGGGTGCGGTGCTGACCAACTTCCTGAAGACGCGCATGCAGATGTGA
- the accB gene encoding acetyl-CoA carboxylase biotin carboxyl carrier protein: MNPDDLKKILDALSYADVREFSLKTGSFDLELRRGPQAFAPTSGLAPASAPAPMPSAPAFSSAEAPAPAPSSAPAAAPAADTAPAAAPAAPTPEAAAPAASAGTPVKAPIVGTFYEASSPDAAPYVKVGDRVEEGQVLCIIEAMKLMNEIEAESSGVVREILVKNAEPVEFGQTLFIIE, encoded by the coding sequence ATGAATCCAGATGACCTCAAGAAAATCCTCGATGCCCTGAGTTACGCCGACGTGCGTGAATTCAGCCTGAAAACCGGCAGCTTTGACCTTGAACTGCGCCGCGGCCCGCAGGCTTTTGCGCCGACCAGCGGCCTCGCGCCGGCGAGTGCGCCCGCGCCGATGCCCAGCGCTCCAGCATTCAGTAGCGCCGAAGCGCCCGCGCCCGCGCCCAGCTCAGCTCCGGCCGCTGCGCCCGCTGCTGACACTGCGCCTGCCGCTGCCCCCGCAGCCCCCACTCCCGAAGCTGCTGCCCCGGCTGCCAGCGCCGGAACTCCGGTCAAAGCGCCTATCGTGGGTACCTTCTACGAGGCCAGCAGCCCCGATGCCGCGCCCTACGTGAAGGTAGGCGACCGCGTGGAAGAAGGCCAGGTGCTGTGCATCATCGAGGCCATGAAGCTGATGAACGAAATCGAAGCCGAAAGCAGCGGCGTGGTCCGCGAGATTCTGGTGAAGAACGCCGAGCCGGTGGAGTTCGGCCAGACGCTGTTTATCATTGAGTGA
- the efp gene encoding elongation factor P: protein MISVSDLRNGTKVEMDGGLWECLDFQHQKIGRGGAKVVAKFRNLETGSIVDRTFNSGEKLQDIFIEGRTMQYLYPDGSDYVFMDMETFDQVTLSSVLVGDAAKFMKENMEVEVQFYGDKPLKITLPNQVILKITQTDPGVRGDTVSGGTKPATLETGAVVQVPLFVEQDTEIKVDTRTGDYLSRA from the coding sequence ATGATTAGTGTATCTGACCTGCGTAACGGAACCAAAGTGGAGATGGACGGCGGCCTGTGGGAATGCCTGGACTTCCAGCACCAGAAAATCGGACGCGGCGGCGCCAAAGTGGTGGCCAAGTTCCGCAACCTCGAAACCGGCTCTATCGTGGACCGCACCTTCAACTCGGGCGAAAAGCTCCAGGACATCTTTATTGAGGGCCGGACCATGCAATACCTGTACCCCGACGGCTCCGACTACGTGTTCATGGACATGGAAACCTTCGATCAGGTGACCCTGAGCAGCGTGCTGGTGGGTGACGCCGCCAAGTTCATGAAAGAGAACATGGAAGTCGAAGTACAGTTCTATGGGGATAAGCCCCTCAAGATCACCCTGCCCAACCAGGTGATCCTGAAAATCACCCAGACCGACCCCGGCGTACGTGGCGACACGGTTTCGGGCGGAACCAAGCCGGCCACCCTGGAAACTGGCGCCGTGGTGCAGGTGCCCTTGTTCGTGGAACAGGACACCGAGATCAAGGTGGACACCCGCACCGGCGATTACCTCAGCCGCGCCTGA
- a CDS encoding 50S ribosomal protein L25: MELQAKVRKSGEKLETGMIPAVAYNKEKNVSFAIERKAFDRIFRSQGISGLFDIAIEGEEAFPALVKTVQMDKRRREPIHVDFYMVTYGQAIEANVPLHTTGRSQGEIEGGLVDIVHHNVTVLAPGPRRIPQELVADLSGLNIGDHITAGQLELPEGVELVMDPEITLISILPPRLTEEELEAETEAAAAAGAEAAAMGQEDEEAGEDLPKEGTEGRNLDKDNHKAEEIRSESGQESN, from the coding sequence ATGGAACTACAAGCCAAAGTCCGCAAGAGCGGCGAGAAGCTGGAAACTGGAATGATCCCAGCCGTCGCCTACAACAAAGAGAAGAACGTGTCCTTCGCCATTGAGCGCAAGGCCTTTGACCGTATCTTCCGCAGCCAGGGCATCAGCGGCCTGTTCGACATTGCCATTGAGGGCGAAGAAGCTTTCCCTGCCCTGGTCAAAACCGTACAGATGGACAAGCGCCGCCGCGAACCCATCCACGTGGACTTCTACATGGTGACCTACGGTCAGGCCATTGAAGCCAACGTGCCGCTGCACACCACCGGCCGGTCTCAGGGCGAAATCGAAGGTGGCTTGGTGGATATCGTGCACCACAACGTCACCGTGCTGGCCCCCGGCCCCCGCCGCATTCCCCAGGAACTGGTCGCTGACCTGAGCGGCCTGAACATCGGCGATCACATCACCGCTGGTCAGCTGGAACTGCCCGAAGGTGTGGAGCTGGTCATGGACCCCGAAATCACGCTGATCAGCATTCTGCCTCCCCGCCTCACCGAAGAGGAGCTGGAAGCCGAAACCGAAGCTGCCGCTGCTGCGGGCGCCGAAGCTGCGGCCATGGGCCAAGAAGACGAAGAAGCTGGCGAAGACCTGCCCAAAGAAGGCACCGAAGGCCGCAACCTGGACAAGGACAACCACAAGGCCGAAGAAATCCGCTCCGAGAGCGGCCAGGAAAGCAACTAA